In Acaryochloris sp. CCMEE 5410, the following proteins share a genomic window:
- a CDS encoding heavy-metal-associated domain-containing protein → MTMQLKVPNIVCGGCGKAIAKAIQSIDPNAEVQTDPKTKQVTVETQASLTSIRNAIAAAGYPAD, encoded by the coding sequence ATGACTATGCAACTAAAAGTCCCCAATATAGTTTGTGGCGGTTGTGGAAAAGCCATTGCCAAAGCGATTCAGTCAATCGATCCGAATGCCGAAGTACAAACCGATCCTAAAACCAAACAAGTAACGGTAGAAACCCAAGCATCTCTTACATCTATAAGAAATGCGATCGCTGCTGCTGGTTACCCTGCTGATTGA
- a CDS encoding saccharopine dehydrogenase family protein, with protein MSFEPKTRSNNNNRLLIIGGYGQVGQIVAAQLAPLFPSSVVVAGRNLEKANTAASEIGYGAEAQAIDLFATYSKDALLDIALVIVCLDQTDTRFVEQCLMHGIHYVDISANYDFLSQIDRLDDLALTNNATVILSVGVAPGLTNMLARRVSEQMESIDQIDIVLEFGLGDHHGQAAVEWMFDNLDVAYTVQENGQPISVRSFSESIDIGLPGQDIERPAYRFNFSDQHVIRHTLNVPTVSTWVRFDDPISTWLIAKLSQAGFGGLLKQGWGRAVAIWLLMNTHIGTNICGVAVQAKGKAKDGANTLTLGIIGQREALMTAVITAEIARQTLFAPPPPGVHHSEQVIYLDPVIASLRRELPDLVVAL; from the coding sequence ATGTCTTTTGAACCTAAAACTCGGTCGAATAATAACAATCGGCTCCTGATTATTGGTGGTTACGGACAGGTGGGTCAGATCGTAGCTGCTCAGTTGGCACCTCTTTTCCCTAGTTCCGTCGTGGTCGCAGGCCGTAATCTCGAAAAAGCAAATACTGCCGCCAGCGAGATTGGATATGGAGCTGAAGCACAGGCGATAGATCTCTTCGCAACTTACAGTAAAGACGCACTTCTTGATATAGCGCTGGTCATCGTCTGCCTTGATCAGACTGATACAAGGTTTGTAGAGCAGTGCCTAATGCATGGCATTCACTATGTAGACATCAGTGCAAATTACGATTTTCTCTCTCAAATCGACAGGCTCGACGATCTCGCTTTGACAAACAATGCAACTGTCATACTTAGTGTCGGTGTTGCACCGGGTCTCACCAATATGTTGGCAAGGCGGGTGAGTGAACAAATGGAGAGTATCGACCAAATCGACATCGTTCTAGAATTTGGCCTGGGTGATCATCATGGACAGGCGGCAGTGGAGTGGATGTTCGATAACCTCGATGTAGCCTACACCGTGCAAGAGAATGGTCAGCCGATATCCGTGCGGAGTTTCAGTGAAAGTATTGATATTGGCCTTCCTGGGCAAGATATAGAGCGTCCCGCCTATCGATTCAACTTTTCAGATCAACATGTAATTAGACATACGCTTAATGTACCTACTGTCTCTACTTGGGTTCGCTTTGATGACCCTATTTCGACCTGGCTGATCGCAAAGTTATCCCAGGCTGGTTTTGGGGGGCTGTTGAAACAAGGTTGGGGGCGGGCAGTTGCGATTTGGCTACTTATGAATACACATATCGGTACGAATATCTGCGGTGTAGCTGTGCAGGCCAAGGGAAAAGCTAAGGATGGTGCCAACACACTTACGCTTGGCATCATTGGTCAGAGGGAAGCACTGATGACTGCAGTGATTACAGCCGAAATCGCCCGCCAGACTTTGTTTGCCCCTCCTCCACCGGGAGTACACCATAGCGAACAGGTAATCTATCTCGATCCGGTCATCGCTTCACTCAGGCGTGAACTGCCAGATCTTGTTGTGGCACTGTAA